The DNA window CGATTGCGAGCCACGTCACCTGACGGAGCGCGAGGGGCCGGTCCACGGCCGAGTCGACGTCGCGTCCGACCCCGACGCGCCGACGAGTTGAGTCCGTTTCCTCGAGTGTCGAACCTGATCCGTAGCTGGTTTATATCCGACGGCCATAGTTACGGACGGGTACAAAGCCCGCAAGAAAGCTAACTCGTGCAGTTCGTCGCTGTACGGAGTGCGTGCGAGGGTAGCCAAGCGGCCAACGGCGGCGGACTCAAGATCCGCTCTCGTAGGAGTTCGTGGGTTCGATTCCCTCCCCTCGCATCGCAAGATGCAGAAGGTCCTACGCGGGATCTTCCCTCGCAACATTCTGCAACGGAGACCACGGCGCTTAGCGTCGTCTGTATTCCGAGCGGTCGCTTCGAGATCGATTTGCAACGAATGGGATCGACCGGGAAATCGATCGGTCGAACGAGATAATCCTTGACTTCCAAACGTTTGTATTCGATGCAAACGAGGAACGCCCCAATTCTCTTGTAACGCTGGCGTATACACACTGCTACGATGGATTCGTTGACTCTCGACGACGTCGATCGTGGGATTCTCCACATGCTACAACAGGATGCACGAAATCACTCTCCGGCAGCGATTGCCGAGGAAGTAGACGTCGCACCGAACACGGTCCGAAACCGGATCGAGCGTCTCGAGGAACACGGCGTTATTGAGGGATACAATCCTCACATCAACTACGAACGAGCGGGATTCCAGTTGCACGTGCTTTTTGTCTGTACAGTACCCGTTTCCGATCGGCACGCGTTGGCGGAGCAAGCCCTCGAGATCGAAGGGGTCGTGCGAGTTATCGAAGCGTTATCCGGGAGTGAGAACTTGATTCTCGAGGCAGTCGGTGAAGATAGCGACGACATTACGGGTATTGCGACCCAGCTCGAAGACGTCGGCTGTACTATTCGTGACGAGCAGTTCCTCAAGGAGATGCACGTGCAGCCGTTCGATCACTTTGGAGAGGAAGTCGTTTAATACTGGTACCCGTCACTTCCTTTCCCTCTCGAGTTGAGGAAACCTTCAACACAAGGATTGAAGATTTCTTCACTGGATTCTCAATTGGCGCATATTTTCCAAGCATATTAGGGAGGGAGCTTATGTTTAGCGCAATATTGAATGATAGTAGTGAGAATGTTACACGGAGGAATTTATTCTACGGAGGAAACCCCGATGGAAATCGGATGGGGTATCGATAACGAAAGAGGAGATAATACGGCTGGTACGTGTGAATCTAGCAACTATAGGGAGATAGTATACAGCGGCTCCGTGACCGAGGTTCTGCAGGAAGTAGTTGAGAACTCTATCAGGCGGATGCTTACTAACGGGTGCATGAACCGTGATGGCTAGCGGTTCCCGTTCACGTTCTGGGGAGCCAAGAGAGGTACTGCTCGTCGAAGACAATCCGGGTGACGTTCGGCTCATCGAGGACGCCTTCGAGATGGTGTCCGAAGACACGGAGTTACGGACGGCCACTGATAGCTACGAGGCGCTTCACCTGCTACACCGGGGCGTTACCGATGATTCGACGTCACTTCCCGACCTTGCACTCGTCGATCTGAATCTCCCTGGGAAGGACGGATGCGAACTGCTCGAGTCGATCAGAGACGATCCTCATATCGAATGCCTGCCGGTGATAATACTGACGAGTTCCGAATCGCGTACCGATATCACCCGCTGCTACGAAGCCGGTGCTAACGCGTATATCACGAAGCCGTCGGATCCCGACGAATACGTGCGGCTCGCGGAGATGATCGAGCAGTTCTGGTATCAAAACGTACAGTTACCACCGATCCCGTCGTAGCCGGTCCGGTAACGCTGTCCGTCGAGGCTTACGGGATCTGTTTTGCTCGTTCGTGATACCAGCCACCGAACGCTCCGACGAGGCCGACGAACCAGCCAGCAGCGACGAGTGCGAAACCGAACCCTATCGGGACGAGCAGGAGTCCGAACGCTACTCCCTCGAGTACGCCCATTTCGCCCCGGGCGACGTTGTCGGCTGCGACGAGCGCCGCGGGTCCGAACGCGCCGACACCGAGACAGATGACTGGCGTTACGGCTCCGAAGAGTGCGCCACAGAGCTGTCGGTTTCGATCGGAGTACGCGTACCGCCAGAGTAGTGTGCCGACGACGAACGCCGTCGGGGCTGCAAGCGGGACGAAGAGGGTACCGATGGCAAACAGGAAGCCGACGTTTTCACCGGCGATTCCGGTGGCGAGCAGCAATCCTGCCCCACCGAACCAGAGCACGGCTGCAAGCAATCCGGTCGCCATCATCGCAACTCCGCCGCCGACGTCTCGGCGGGATGCGTAGGGTAACCGTCCGGGACCGTACCGACAGCAGACGTTTTGTCCCATACGTCAGTAGTTGCGGGCCAGCGAGAAAAGTGTATCTGGAACAGAACGTTACAGCAGCCTCGAGCAGCAGTTGATTGGGAGAAGATCTTTCGAGAGCCGTCAATTCTCGGTTTTGTGTCCTGTCGAGTCTTCCCGAATGGCTGCAGAGAGGACAAAACACTTATACGTTCCCTGACAACCCCGATATCGATTCGAGCGGTCCCCATGACCTCCACAGAAGCGATAGACGGCGAACGAACGGTCGCCCTGTCCGTGCGCCGAAAGGTGAGACGCGTCCTCGAGCCCCGGCTCGGAATCGATCTGCGGGCGCTTGCCGCGTTCCGGATCGCGCTGGGGCTCGTGGTCCTTGCCGACCTGCTTTTCGTCCGCCTTCCGGGAGTGACGACGTTCTACACGGACAGTGGCGTCCTCCCGAGATCGACGCTTGCGGAGCTGTATCCGGCGTTCGCGTCGGCGTCGCTGCACGCTCTCTCCGGAAGCACCTGGTTCCAGATTCTGCTGGTCGGCGTCGGTGTCGTCGCCGCTTTCCTCCTGACGGTCGGCTACCGAACTCGGCTCGCGACGCTCGTCACCGTCGTCTTGCTCGCGTCCCTGCACGCGCGAAACCCGCTGGTGCTCAACGGCGGCGATACGATCCTGCTCTCCCTGCTCGTGCTCGGGCTCTTCCTGCCGCTCGAGCGCCGGTGGTCGATCGACACGCAGTTACGCGCAACTGATCGGGTCGGCGAGAGCGACGGCCGACTGTTCTCGGTTGCGACCGCGGCGATCCTCGTTCACTTCGTCACCATCTACGCGGTCAACGGCGCGCTCAAGTTCCACAGCGAGTCCTGGACGAGCGGGACGGCAGTGCCACGGATCTTCCAGCTCGAGCAGTACGTCGTCTGGCTCGGCCCCTGGATCGCCGACTGGGGGCCGGTGCTGGCCGTCTCGAACTGGGCGTGGACGGTCCTGCTCTGTGGATCGGTCCTGTTGCTCGTGTTCACCGATCGGCTCCGGATCGCGCTCGCCCTCTCCTTCATCGGGGCACAGCTCGGTCTCGCGGCGACGATGCGACTCGGTGCTTTCCCGTTCGCCATGGTTGCTGCACTCTTGTTGTTCCTGCCACCTCGCGTCTGGGAGCGACTCGAGGTGTTCGTCTCGCCCGAACGGTGGCGTTCAGTCGCCGAACGGTTCCCACGCAGCCTGTTCGCCCTCGAGTTCCCGACGCTTCCCGACACCTTCTATCGTGGTGCCCGGCTCG is part of the Natronobacterium texcoconense genome and encodes:
- a CDS encoding Lrp/AsnC family transcriptional regulator, with translation MDSLTLDDVDRGILHMLQQDARNHSPAAIAEEVDVAPNTVRNRIERLEEHGVIEGYNPHINYERAGFQLHVLFVCTVPVSDRHALAEQALEIEGVVRVIEALSGSENLILEAVGEDSDDITGIATQLEDVGCTIRDEQFLKEMHVQPFDHFGEEVV
- a CDS encoding response regulator — translated: MASGSRSRSGEPREVLLVEDNPGDVRLIEDAFEMVSEDTELRTATDSYEALHLLHRGVTDDSTSLPDLALVDLNLPGKDGCELLESIRDDPHIECLPVIILTSSESRTDITRCYEAGANAYITKPSDPDEYVRLAEMIEQFWYQNVQLPPIPS
- a CDS encoding HTTM domain-containing protein; amino-acid sequence: MTSTEAIDGERTVALSVRRKVRRVLEPRLGIDLRALAAFRIALGLVVLADLLFVRLPGVTTFYTDSGVLPRSTLAELYPAFASASLHALSGSTWFQILLVGVGVVAAFLLTVGYRTRLATLVTVVLLASLHARNPLVLNGGDTILLSLLVLGLFLPLERRWSIDTQLRATDRVGESDGRLFSVATAAILVHFVTIYAVNGALKFHSESWTSGTAVPRIFQLEQYVVWLGPWIADWGPVLAVSNWAWTVLLCGSVLLLVFTDRLRIALALSFIGAQLGLAATMRLGAFPFAMVAALLLFLPPRVWERLEVFVSPERWRSVAERFPRSLFALEFPTLPDTFYRGARLARSAFLVVFLVTIVTWQLAGAGLVDSPSSMPDEIEGASWSFFAPNPPEAYWWYAWEADLEGGETVGTLVDDSGEIDRPPDAADRDPSVLWKRYGSELRYAGQTHYEPLAEYRCEQALEGYDDPPETVTVYYVEQPVATDGPVGEPTAETRLEYAC